A window of the Parvularcula bermudensis HTCC2503 genome harbors these coding sequences:
- the yihA gene encoding ribosome biogenesis GTP-binding protein YihA/YsxC has product MTEESQNTALSEDARKLFRGDCQFMLGVTTMAALPPPDLPEFAFAGRSNVGKSSLINRLTGRKALARTSNTPGRTRELNFFDLGGRLRLVDLPGYGYAKASRSAVESWTGLTRDFLRGRPNLRRVHILVDSRHGLKPVDEETMSLLDESAVPYQLVLTKIDKIKPTEAARRIKAVGEAIGRRPAAHPDIIATSSETGDGIAALREGMTSIAAT; this is encoded by the coding sequence ATGACCGAAGAGAGCCAGAACACGGCACTCAGCGAAGACGCGCGGAAGCTGTTTCGGGGGGATTGCCAATTCATGCTGGGCGTCACGACCATGGCAGCCCTGCCGCCCCCGGATCTGCCGGAATTTGCCTTTGCCGGTCGCTCGAATGTCGGAAAATCGTCCTTGATCAACCGCCTCACAGGCCGAAAGGCCTTGGCCCGCACGTCCAATACCCCCGGCCGGACCCGCGAACTCAATTTTTTCGATCTTGGCGGGCGTCTCCGCCTCGTTGACCTCCCCGGCTATGGTTATGCCAAAGCCTCCCGCTCGGCGGTGGAAAGCTGGACTGGCCTCACCCGCGATTTCTTACGAGGGCGCCCCAATCTGCGCCGCGTCCATATCCTTGTCGACAGCCGCCATGGGCTGAAGCCGGTAGACGAGGAAACGATGAGCCTTCTCGACGAAAGCGCCGTTCCCTACCAACTTGTGCTGACAAAGATCGACAAGATCAAACCGACCGAGGCCGCCAGGCGAATAAAAGCGGTCGGCGAGGCCATTGGTCGACGCCCTGCAGCCCACCCTGACATTATCGCCACATCGAGTGAAACCGGTGACGGCATCGCCGCTCTACGGGAGGGGATGACCAGCATTGCAGCGACGTGA